In a single window of the Methanocella sp. genome:
- a CDS encoding metallophosphoesterase, with amino-acid sequence MKVDYYRNAAYFPDIGTCACADVHIGIEDAIQAEGFAMPLEEERELLERFRDVIKKFEPKTLVLDGDVLHEFGRLRRNTKKSFDRITLELFSSVDEVVVLTGSHDKMVDTALEGTDVASSDFYFKEGVLFTHGDGIPKKAKENDVKLIVIGHDHPTLDIELKKEPCFLYGEKVWNGKDVLVLPAFNPLCAGTTINGMDSWDFMSPFIRESDIGSFKPIITAGDEVLEFPPLRDFRDILNMW; translated from the coding sequence GCCGCCTATTTCCCCGATATCGGCACCTGCGCCTGTGCCGACGTTCATATCGGCATTGAGGATGCCATTCAGGCGGAGGGCTTTGCCATGCCCCTGGAAGAGGAGCGCGAGCTGCTGGAGCGCTTCAGGGACGTTATCAAAAAGTTCGAGCCGAAGACGCTCGTGCTGGACGGCGACGTGCTCCACGAGTTCGGGCGCCTCCGGCGCAACACGAAAAAATCCTTCGACCGTATCACCCTCGAACTTTTCTCATCAGTCGACGAGGTCGTCGTCCTCACCGGCTCCCACGATAAGATGGTGGATACGGCGCTCGAAGGCACGGACGTCGCCTCCTCGGACTTTTACTTTAAAGAGGGCGTCCTGTTCACGCACGGCGACGGCATTCCGAAAAAGGCTAAAGAAAACGACGTAAAGCTCATCGTAATCGGCCATGACCACCCTACCCTGGACATCGAGCTAAAGAAAGAGCCGTGCTTCCTGTACGGCGAAAAGGTCTGGAACGGCAAGGACGTCCTGGTGCTTCCCGCATTCAACCCGCTGTGCGCCGGCACTACGATCAACGGCATGGACTCGTGGGACTTCATGTCGCCATTCATCCGGGAAAGTGATATCGGCAGTTTCAAGCCCATCATCACGGCCGGCGACGAAGTGCTCGAGTTCCCGCCTCTCAGGGATTTTCGCGATATTTTAAACATGTGGTGA